The Paenibacillus sp. RUD330 genome has a segment encoding these proteins:
- a CDS encoding 2-hydroxy-3-keto-5-methylthiopentenyl-1-phosphate phosphatase, translating into MTSSLTESGFSASHNAGAARRPVIFCDFDGTITENDNIIAIIRHFNPEGWEQIAQDTIDQRKSIKQGVGEMFRLLPASLKEEVVAYSISNAVIRAGFQELLDYCKAENIDFFVTSGGIDFFVYPLLSRFGIPEDHIYCNSSDFSGENIEIVWPHSCDEECPNGQCGMCKTAVIRRFAGDKHDRILIGDSVTDFEGAKLADLVFSRSHLTTKCRELGLPHVEFTTFHDVVASLKERQQLQKAGERP; encoded by the coding sequence ATGACCTCATCCCTGACCGAATCCGGCTTCTCTGCCTCCCATAACGCCGGGGCAGCCCGCAGGCCGGTTATTTTCTGCGACTTCGACGGCACGATAACGGAGAACGACAACATCATCGCCATCATCCGCCATTTCAATCCTGAGGGCTGGGAGCAGATCGCCCAGGATACCATCGACCAGCGCAAGTCGATCAAGCAGGGAGTCGGCGAAATGTTCCGTCTCCTGCCAGCCTCGCTCAAGGAGGAAGTGGTCGCCTACTCGATCTCCAACGCCGTCATTCGGGCCGGCTTCCAGGAGCTGCTCGATTACTGCAAGGCGGAGAACATCGACTTTTTCGTCACCAGCGGCGGCATCGACTTTTTCGTCTATCCGCTGCTCTCCCGCTTCGGCATTCCGGAAGACCATATCTACTGCAACAGCAGCGATTTCAGCGGAGAGAACATCGAGATTGTCTGGCCGCACAGCTGCGATGAGGAATGTCCGAACGGACAATGCGGCATGTGCAAAACAGCCGTCATCCGCCGCTTCGCTGGCGACAAGCACGACCGGATCTTGATCGGGGACAGCGTGACCGACTTTGAAGGCGCCAAGCTTGCCGATCTCGTCTTCTCCCGCTCCCATCTCACGACCAAATGCCGCGAGCTTGGCCTCCCGCATGTGGAATTCACTACTTTCCACGATGTGGTCGCCAGTCTCAAAGAGCGGCAGCAACTTCAGAAAGCAGGTGAACGGCCATGA
- a CDS encoding 2,3-diketo-5-methylthiopentyl-1-phosphate enolase yields the protein MCTALYRVHDDKADFSKKADSIAVGLTVGSWTELPDARKADMEKHLGRTVSIDVHEGDGTPGTRYADIRIAYPDINFSRDIPALLVTVFGKLSMDGRVRLLDLDVSESFRSAFPGPKFGIEGVRGLLGVHDRPLLMSIFKSVIGHDLKGLEEQFYQQALGGVDLIKDDEILFENEEIGIRRRVAVCMEAARRASEHTGQKLLYAVNLTGPTSKLAEQARTAISEGANALLFNVLSYGYDVLRELSGDPDINVPIAAHPALAGAFYPSPHYGISASLLLGKLMRLAGADLVLFPSPYGSVVMPKQENMAIKEALLDPSVPARTSFPVPSAGIHPGLVPLILRDFGGEVVVNAGGGVHGHPMGAAAGGRAFRQAIDASLEGVSLQEAASASGREELAAAIKAWGVREA from the coding sequence ATGTGCACCGCCCTTTACCGTGTCCATGACGACAAGGCGGATTTCAGCAAAAAAGCGGACTCCATCGCCGTAGGCTTGACGGTCGGCAGCTGGACCGAGCTTCCGGACGCACGGAAGGCCGATATGGAAAAGCATTTGGGACGCACGGTCTCCATCGACGTCCATGAAGGCGACGGCACGCCGGGCACGCGCTATGCCGATATTCGGATTGCCTATCCCGACATCAATTTCAGCCGGGACATTCCAGCCCTGCTTGTCACCGTGTTCGGCAAGCTGTCGATGGACGGCCGCGTGCGGCTGCTCGATCTCGATGTGTCCGAGAGCTTCAGAAGCGCCTTCCCCGGACCGAAGTTCGGCATCGAAGGCGTGCGGGGGCTGCTTGGCGTCCATGACCGGCCGCTGCTGATGAGCATTTTCAAGTCGGTCATCGGCCATGACCTGAAAGGATTGGAGGAGCAGTTCTACCAGCAGGCGCTCGGCGGAGTGGATCTCATCAAGGATGATGAGATTCTGTTCGAGAACGAGGAGATCGGCATCCGCCGCCGTGTCGCCGTCTGCATGGAAGCCGCGCGCAGAGCGTCGGAGCATACCGGACAGAAGCTGCTGTACGCCGTCAACCTGACCGGACCGACCTCCAAGCTCGCCGAACAGGCCCGCACCGCAATATCGGAGGGCGCCAACGCCCTGCTGTTCAACGTCCTCTCCTACGGCTACGACGTTCTTCGCGAGCTGAGCGGCGATCCGGACATCAACGTTCCGATCGCGGCGCATCCCGCGCTGGCAGGCGCTTTCTACCCGTCCCCGCACTACGGAATCTCCGCTTCGCTGCTGCTGGGCAAGCTTATGCGGCTGGCGGGCGCGGACCTGGTCCTCTTCCCTTCGCCCTACGGCTCCGTCGTCATGCCGAAGCAGGAGAACATGGCGATCAAGGAAGCGCTGCTGGATCCTTCTGTCCCTGCAAGGACAAGCTTCCCCGTGCCGTCTGCGGGCATCCATCCCGGACTCGTGCCGCTGATCCTGAGAGACTTCGGAGGCGAAGTCGTCGTGAACGCCGGCGGCGGCGTCCATGGCCATCCGATGGGAGCGGCCGCCGGCGGCCGCGCATTCCGGCAGGCGATCGACGCGTCGCTGGAGGGAGTGTCTCTCCAGGAAGCGGCCTCCGCTTCCGGACGAGAAGAATTGGCCGCAGCCATCAAGGCCTGGGGCGTTCGCGAAGCCTGA
- a CDS encoding TetR/AcrR family transcriptional regulator: MAPYNEDQLNQIRDERREQILAAALGVFARRGPALTKMSMIAAAAGISHGLLYHYFKSKDELFTELVRRAMEGASEGVGDMLDHPGTVTDKLRHFLQDAMTEEARLSFLLIHQTRASEGVPEEARTIIGDYSILWFVERLRPLFLEGQRTGEIAEDDAGLLISGLLTAMSGSMILHASDEQNIPLLNPDHLLRMVLAPAHIQPL; the protein is encoded by the coding sequence ATGGCTCCTTACAACGAAGACCAGCTTAACCAGATTCGCGACGAGCGCAGGGAGCAGATTCTCGCGGCCGCCCTGGGCGTATTCGCCCGTCGCGGTCCTGCGCTGACCAAGATGAGCATGATCGCGGCAGCCGCAGGCATCAGCCACGGCCTGCTGTACCACTATTTCAAATCCAAGGATGAGCTGTTCACCGAGCTGGTGCGCAGAGCGATGGAAGGCGCGAGCGAAGGGGTCGGGGATATGCTGGACCATCCCGGGACCGTGACCGACAAGCTGAGGCATTTTCTTCAGGATGCGATGACGGAAGAGGCGAGGCTGTCCTTCCTGCTGATTCATCAGACGCGGGCTTCGGAAGGCGTTCCCGAGGAGGCGCGGACGATCATCGGGGATTATTCCATCCTCTGGTTTGTGGAGAGGCTCAGGCCGCTGTTTCTCGAAGGCCAGCGAACCGGCGAAATCGCAGAAGATGACGCCGGCCTGCTCATCTCGGGGCTGCTGACGGCGATGAGCGGATCCATGATCCTGCACGCGAGCGACGAGCAGAACATCCCGCTGCTGAATCCCGATCATTTGCTCCGGATGGTGCTTGCACCCGCACATATCCAGCCTTTGTGA
- the proC gene encoding pyrroline-5-carboxylate reductase yields MTTPFPSSAGTPALFAQPETLSYCFFGAGSMAEAVARGMISRGLCGASRIGMFNRSGGSRLAELRSAYGVLTAETPEEKEAMLAGADVIVLSMKPKDAEEALRSISHLIDGSKLIVSLIAGLSISTIQALVGTKAAVARTMPNTSSTIGLGATALSYSPETDSEQRAAVEQLFRSIGLITVVEERLLEAVTGLSGSGPAYLYYIMEAMIEAGMEMGLDGDSSRELTVQTVLGAAEMMRVTGEQPAELRRKVTSPNGTTQAAIQLMQEHRVAEFFKAGMKKSAQRADEIGREIERSVLGEREQK; encoded by the coding sequence TTGACTACCCCATTCCCATCATCGGCGGGAACTCCCGCCTTGTTCGCCCAGCCGGAAACGCTGAGCTACTGCTTCTTCGGTGCCGGCTCCATGGCCGAAGCGGTCGCCCGCGGCATGATATCGCGCGGACTGTGCGGTGCCTCGCGCATCGGCATGTTCAACCGCAGCGGCGGCTCCAGGCTGGCCGAGCTCCGCTCGGCATACGGCGTCCTGACCGCAGAGACTCCGGAGGAAAAAGAAGCGATGCTGGCCGGCGCGGACGTCATCGTGCTCAGCATGAAGCCCAAGGACGCCGAGGAAGCGCTGCGCTCCATCTCCCATCTCATCGACGGCAGCAAGCTGATCGTCTCCCTCATCGCAGGCTTGTCGATCTCAACGATCCAAGCTCTGGTCGGGACGAAAGCCGCCGTCGCCCGGACGATGCCCAACACGTCCAGCACGATCGGCCTCGGCGCGACGGCGCTGAGCTATTCCCCGGAGACGGATTCGGAGCAGCGTGCTGCCGTGGAGCAGCTGTTCCGCTCGATCGGCCTCATTACGGTCGTCGAGGAGCGGCTGCTGGAAGCCGTCACCGGCTTGTCGGGCAGCGGACCGGCCTACTTGTATTATATTATGGAGGCCATGATTGAAGCCGGGATGGAAATGGGACTCGACGGCGATTCCTCGCGCGAGCTCACCGTGCAGACCGTGCTCGGCGCCGCCGAAATGATGCGGGTGACCGGCGAGCAGCCGGCCGAGCTGAGGCGCAAGGTGACGAGCCCGAACGGCACGACTCAAGCGGCGATCCAGCTGATGCAGGAGCATCGCGTCGCCGAATTTTTCAAGGCCGGAATGAAAAAGTCCGCGCAGCGTGCGGACGAGATCGGCCGCGAGATCGAAAGGAGCGTTCTTGGTGAACGAGAGCAGAAGTAA
- a CDS encoding glutamate-5-semialdehyde dehydrogenase: MTTEQKTAASEAAVKAALAKQAARKLGSLDTAEKNRALEAMAAALIVETDSILEANALDLERGREAGTAPSLLDRLALNAERIASIAQGVREVIALEDPVGRTVQTIERPNGLHIEQVSVPLGVIGMIYEARPNVTVDAAALCLKTGNSVVLRGGSAALHTNRRVVEVLRGALQAAAVPPEALQLIEDPSRASADAMLKLNGLLDVIIPRGGAALIRNVIENATVPVIETGAGICHTYVDAEADPAMAASIAVNAKAQRPSVCNSMETLLVNARYAEHGLVPLAAAIAGAGVELRGCGEARRIAGSAVPMASAGEADYATEYNDYILNIRVVDSLDEALDHISRYGTRHSECIVTPDADAAGRFLNEVDAAAVYHNASTRFTDGFEFGYGAEIGISTQKLHVRGPMGLPALTSTKYRIQGTGQIRG; encoded by the coding sequence ATGACGACAGAACAAAAAACCGCCGCATCCGAAGCGGCCGTCAAAGCCGCGCTCGCGAAGCAAGCCGCCCGCAAGCTTGGCAGCCTGGACACGGCCGAGAAAAACCGGGCGCTGGAGGCGATGGCCGCCGCGCTGATCGTGGAGACGGACAGCATTCTGGAAGCCAATGCCCTGGATCTGGAGCGCGGACGCGAAGCCGGAACCGCCCCTTCCCTGCTCGACCGGCTCGCTCTGAATGCCGAGCGGATCGCCTCGATCGCCCAAGGAGTCCGGGAGGTCATCGCCCTTGAAGACCCCGTCGGACGGACCGTGCAGACGATCGAGCGCCCGAACGGGCTCCACATCGAGCAGGTGTCCGTGCCGCTCGGCGTCATCGGCATGATCTACGAAGCCCGTCCCAACGTCACGGTTGACGCCGCGGCCCTATGCCTGAAAACCGGCAACAGCGTCGTTCTTCGCGGAGGAAGCGCCGCCCTCCATACGAACCGGCGCGTCGTGGAAGTGCTTCGCGGAGCGCTGCAAGCTGCTGCCGTGCCGCCGGAAGCGCTCCAGCTGATCGAGGATCCGAGCCGCGCATCGGCGGACGCCATGCTCAAGCTGAACGGCCTGCTCGACGTCATCATTCCTCGCGGCGGCGCGGCTCTGATCCGCAATGTCATCGAGAACGCCACCGTGCCCGTCATTGAGACGGGGGCGGGAATCTGCCATACTTATGTCGACGCGGAAGCCGATCCGGCGATGGCGGCCTCCATCGCCGTCAACGCCAAAGCCCAGCGTCCATCCGTTTGCAACTCCATGGAGACGCTGCTCGTCAACGCCCGCTATGCCGAGCATGGCCTCGTTCCTCTGGCAGCTGCGATTGCCGGAGCCGGTGTCGAGCTGAGAGGCTGCGGCGAAGCGCGCCGCATAGCGGGAAGCGCGGTCCCAATGGCATCGGCCGGCGAAGCCGACTATGCGACGGAGTACAACGACTATATTCTCAATATTCGCGTCGTGGACAGCTTGGACGAGGCGCTGGACCATATTTCGCGATACGGCACCCGCCATTCCGAGTGCATCGTGACGCCCGATGCCGATGCCGCAGGGCGATTCCTGAATGAAGTGGACGCCGCGGCCGTCTATCACAACGCCTCCACCCGTTTCACGGACGGCTTCGAATTCGGCTATGGAGCCGAGATCGGGATCAGTACGCAAAAGCTTCATGTACGGGGACCGATGGGTCTGCCGGCGCTTACATCGACGAAATACCGCATCCAGGGCACCGGCCAGATCAGAGGCTGA
- the mtnB gene encoding methylthioribulose 1-phosphate dehydratase, with protein MTDYMDSPITLEDKQRAFAELSEVKELFAGRGWFPGTSGNLSVRVGDFNPGRFQFAVTASGKDKSKSTPEDFLLVDQNGKASEATSLKPSAETLIHCEIYRLTGCGAIFHIHSVYSNLISEYFWERRSVPVTGVELIKGLGIWEEEAHIDIPIVPNFADIPRIVPEVTDHLNPRLPGILLRKHGIYAWGADAFEAKRHLESFEFLFEYAYRWELLNKGRS; from the coding sequence ATGACCGATTACATGGATTCCCCGATTACACTCGAGGACAAGCAGAGAGCTTTCGCCGAGCTCTCCGAAGTGAAGGAGCTGTTCGCCGGACGGGGCTGGTTCCCCGGCACAAGCGGCAATCTGTCCGTGCGCGTAGGCGACTTCAATCCGGGGCGCTTCCAGTTCGCCGTCACGGCGAGCGGCAAGGACAAGTCCAAGTCCACGCCGGAGGACTTCCTGCTCGTGGATCAAAACGGGAAGGCCAGCGAAGCGACCTCGCTCAAGCCTTCTGCCGAAACGCTGATCCACTGCGAGATTTACCGTCTCACCGGCTGCGGCGCGATCTTCCATATCCATTCCGTCTACAGCAATCTCATCTCGGAATATTTCTGGGAGCGCCGGAGCGTCCCGGTGACCGGAGTCGAGCTGATCAAAGGGCTGGGCATTTGGGAGGAAGAGGCGCATATCGACATTCCCATCGTGCCTAACTTCGCCGATATTCCCCGCATCGTGCCCGAAGTGACAGATCACTTGAATCCGCGCCTGCCGGGCATCCTGCTGCGCAAGCACGGCATCTACGCATGGGGAGCGGATGCCTTCGAAGCCAAGCGCCATCTGGAATCGTTCGAGTTTCTGTTCGAATACGCCTACCGCTGGGAACTGCTGAACAAAGGACGTTCCTGA